A region from the Leptolyngbya iicbica LK genome encodes:
- the trpS gene encoding tryptophan--tRNA ligase codes for MGKNRILSGIQPTGNLHLGNYLGAIRNWVALQEEYDSFLFMADLHAITVPHDPKSLAEDTYKVAATYLACGIDPQKSTIFVQSHISAHSELAWLFNCVTPLNWLERMIQFKEKAVKQGENVTVGLFDYPVLQAADILLYEPDLVPVGEDQKQHVELTRDIVNRFNFQYGSEDQPVIKVPEPMIQAAGARVMSLTDGTKKMSKSDPSEMSRIDLIDPPELIQKKIKRCKSDPVRGLEFDNPDRPECQNLLTLYMILSGQTKEAVAQECAEMGWGQFKPLLAETMVAALQPIQEKYHALMADRTYLESILREGREKAEAIALQTLAKAKVALGYSQPL; via the coding sequence ATGGGCAAGAACCGTATTCTTTCCGGCATCCAACCTACGGGCAACCTGCACCTGGGCAATTATTTGGGAGCCATTCGTAACTGGGTTGCCCTACAAGAGGAATACGACAGCTTCTTGTTTATGGCCGACTTGCACGCCATCACGGTGCCCCATGATCCGAAATCCCTCGCCGAGGATACCTACAAAGTCGCCGCAACTTACCTCGCCTGTGGCATCGATCCGCAGAAATCGACCATTTTTGTGCAATCGCACATTTCGGCTCACAGTGAGCTGGCCTGGCTGTTTAACTGCGTGACTCCGCTGAATTGGCTGGAACGCATGATTCAGTTCAAAGAAAAAGCGGTCAAACAGGGCGAAAACGTAACGGTGGGGTTGTTTGACTACCCGGTGTTGCAAGCCGCTGACATCTTGCTTTACGAGCCGGATTTAGTGCCCGTGGGCGAAGACCAAAAACAGCATGTGGAGCTGACTCGCGACATTGTTAATCGCTTTAACTTTCAATACGGCAGTGAGGATCAACCTGTCATCAAGGTGCCGGAACCGATGATTCAAGCCGCTGGGGCGCGGGTCATGAGCTTGACCGACGGCACGAAAAAAATGTCTAAATCCGATCCGTCGGAAATGAGCCGCATTGATTTAATTGATCCACCTGAGCTGATTCAGAAAAAAATCAAGCGCTGTAAGAGTGACCCGGTACGCGGTCTAGAGTTTGATAATCCCGATCGCCCCGAATGCCAAAACTTACTGACGCTTTATATGATTCTCTCCGGCCAAACTAAAGAAGCCGTAGCACAGGAATGTGCGGAGATGGGGTGGGGACAATTCAAACCCTTGCTAGCTGAGACGATGGTGGCAGCGCTGCAACCAATTCAAGAGAAATATCACGCTTTAATGGCTGATCGCACCTACCTGGAATCAATTTTGCGAGAGGGCCGCGAAAAAGCTGAGGCGATCGCCCTGCAAACCCTCGCCAAAGCGAAGGTAGCTCTGGGCTATTCACAGCCGCTTTGA
- a CDS encoding D-alanine--D-alanine ligase family protein, giving the protein MAKTQVGVLFGGCSGEHEVSICSAQAIAKALTQGANADKYLVLPVYITKAGVWQFGDRAAQVLQSGEPSTDGDETAKPGDRLPAPQPLNDIDIWFPVLHGPNGEDGTIQGLLSLLQIPFVGSGVLGSAVGMDKIAMKTAFAQAGLPQVKYVAVTRAEVWSNPCVFPKLCDRIEEALGYPAFVKPANLGSSVGIAKVRSRQELEAALDSAASYDRRIIVEAGVEAREVECAVLGNDVPKASVVGEISFESDFYDYETKYSAGQADLMIPAPLPPEITRQIQEMAVQAFQAVDAAGISRVDFFYVEATGEIFLNEINTLPGFTQTSMYPMLWQASGISFDALVDQLVQFGLERSQPISA; this is encoded by the coding sequence ATGGCAAAAACACAGGTCGGCGTTTTGTTTGGCGGTTGCTCCGGCGAGCATGAAGTCTCGATTTGTTCGGCGCAGGCGATCGCAAAGGCTCTCACCCAGGGAGCCAATGCTGACAAATATTTGGTGCTTCCGGTTTACATCACCAAGGCTGGAGTTTGGCAGTTTGGCGATCGGGCGGCTCAAGTCTTGCAGTCAGGCGAGCCCTCAACGGACGGCGACGAAACCGCGAAGCCTGGTGATCGTCTACCTGCGCCCCAACCGCTTAACGACATTGACATCTGGTTCCCCGTCTTACACGGCCCCAATGGCGAAGACGGCACCATTCAAGGGTTGCTCTCGCTGCTGCAAATTCCCTTCGTCGGCTCTGGCGTGCTTGGGTCCGCAGTGGGGATGGATAAGATTGCGATGAAAACGGCCTTTGCCCAAGCCGGACTGCCGCAAGTGAAATATGTGGCAGTCACCCGCGCGGAAGTTTGGTCAAATCCCTGTGTGTTTCCCAAGCTGTGCGATCGCATTGAAGAAGCATTGGGCTATCCCGCCTTTGTGAAGCCTGCCAATCTGGGATCATCGGTCGGCATAGCCAAAGTGCGATCGCGCCAGGAATTGGAAGCGGCGCTCGATAGTGCTGCTAGCTACGATCGCCGCATCATTGTAGAAGCTGGCGTCGAGGCTCGTGAAGTCGAATGTGCGGTGTTGGGTAACGACGTGCCCAAAGCGTCTGTGGTTGGAGAAATCAGCTTTGAGAGCGACTTTTACGACTATGAAACCAAATACTCTGCAGGACAAGCCGATCTCATGATCCCCGCACCGCTGCCGCCAGAAATCACTCGCCAGATTCAAGAAATGGCCGTGCAAGCCTTTCAGGCAGTGGATGCAGCAGGCATTTCAAGAGTCGATTTTTTCTACGTGGAAGCAACCGGCGAGATTTTTCTCAATGAAATCAACACCTTGCCAGGGTTCACTCAAACCAGCATGTATCCCATGCTGTGGCAAGCAAGTGGTATTTCTTTTGACGCGCTGGTAGATCAGCTAGTGCAGTTTGGCCTGGAGCGATCGCAACCCATCAGCGCCTAA
- a CDS encoding SagB/ThcOx family dehydrogenase, translating into MQGPQPEPFKTYRLGTEIDLKPYLEESKVNPEATADERAWARLSHFLINVYGLTAQIQTMTGQMFYLRSAPSAGGLYPTEVYLVSRGNQLLPAGLYNYQARTHALWRFWDDHIWQSLQSACFWHPALETTQVAVILTSVFYRSAWRYQDRAYRRICLDAGHVLGNLELAGALVDYRPHLIGGYLDSAINQMLYLDPETEGAIAVAALADMLQVEQNLPHLTTTQPSPLQAQVPQLAEGELLPFMHQATSIQQDDDFRWHSRRPSVADQVGPASTAIPDDKYNFPFCLKVTTTTPPIDWDTSLQGLEKTLLRRRSTREFSGTNLTLEELNAVLDFVYQPYHYIEQGLDGDPDYCDLSLIQTFVAVSGVDGLDTGCYYYAPLTQELRQIRFKNFRPELQYLCLGQNLGHDAGAVVFHTADLKAAIARHGERGYRYLHLDAGHLGQRLNVAAVRLGLGVSGIGGFFDDQVNEVLGIPADEAVLYITTLGRPAAATIS; encoded by the coding sequence ATGCAAGGGCCCCAGCCTGAGCCCTTTAAGACCTATCGTTTAGGGACAGAAATTGACCTTAAGCCTTACCTGGAAGAATCTAAGGTTAATCCCGAGGCCACTGCAGACGAGCGGGCTTGGGCCAGACTGTCCCACTTTCTGATCAACGTTTATGGTCTGACCGCCCAGATTCAAACTATGACTGGGCAGATGTTTTATCTGCGATCGGCCCCTTCTGCTGGCGGCCTCTATCCCACCGAGGTTTACCTGGTATCCCGGGGCAATCAGCTCTTGCCGGCAGGTTTATACAACTACCAAGCCCGCACCCACGCGCTCTGGCGATTTTGGGATGACCATATCTGGCAATCATTGCAATCAGCCTGCTTTTGGCATCCTGCGTTAGAAACGACTCAAGTCGCCGTGATTCTCACGAGTGTGTTTTACCGTTCGGCCTGGCGCTATCAAGATCGAGCCTATCGACGCATTTGTCTGGATGCTGGACACGTATTGGGCAATCTTGAGTTGGCGGGTGCCCTCGTTGACTATCGCCCGCACCTGATTGGCGGTTATCTAGATTCAGCAATAAACCAAATGTTGTATTTGGACCCCGAGACGGAAGGGGCGATCGCTGTAGCCGCTTTGGCTGACATGCTACAAGTTGAACAAAACTTGCCCCACCTCACCACGACTCAACCGAGTCCGTTACAGGCCCAAGTTCCCCAACTTGCCGAGGGCGAATTGTTGCCTTTCATGCACCAAGCTACCAGCATTCAGCAAGATGACGATTTTCGATGGCATAGTCGTCGGCCGAGTGTGGCTGACCAAGTTGGCCCAGCGTCTACAGCCATTCCCGATGACAAATATAATTTTCCGTTTTGTCTCAAAGTCACCACCACCACCCCGCCAATCGACTGGGATACCTCCTTGCAAGGTTTGGAAAAGACGCTATTGCGGCGACGCTCGACCCGAGAATTTAGTGGCACTAACCTCACCCTAGAAGAACTCAATGCGGTACTGGATTTTGTTTATCAGCCTTATCACTATATTGAGCAGGGCCTAGATGGTGATCCCGATTATTGTGACCTGAGCCTCATTCAAACTTTTGTCGCGGTTTCTGGTGTCGATGGATTAGACACCGGTTGTTATTACTACGCGCCCCTAACTCAAGAACTGCGGCAAATTCGATTTAAAAACTTTCGCCCTGAGTTGCAATATCTATGTTTAGGACAAAACTTAGGCCATGATGCTGGGGCCGTAGTTTTTCACACCGCTGATTTAAAGGCTGCGATCGCCCGCCATGGCGAGCGTGGTTATCGCTATCTACATTTAGATGCAGGACATTTGGGACAGCGACTGAATGTCGCTGCTGTGCGCTTGGGCCTAGGTGTCAGCGGCATCGGTGGCTTCTTTGACGATCAGGTGAACGAAGTGCTGGGCATTCCCGCAGATGAAGCCGTTTTATACATCACGACCTTAGGGCGGCCAGCCGCTGCCACCATAAGTTAA
- a CDS encoding ComEC/Rec2 family competence protein, with protein MGLSFGLALCLAYIVGLLISAIAGYGSLGGVAVSWSGIAGLILLSGWGMLAPRSWRLGWQSGRWCSLGVVMLLAAIYMPLRSPVAGVQDVSQFLERANTIGTAHVVVGQAIEDPRLNRGLKGRFLVAAQALQVLDTEGAITFQIPVRGRVYVTAPLLQVTGLHAGEQVTARGQLYRPQPAMNPNGFDFQAYLTQRGSFSGLVADELTFRQATGWGRWRVRQRIVRTQVRALGSPLGQLVSAMALGRNAVDLPSNIHDVFMRVGLAHTIAASGFHVSLLFGVVLALLRSRSGKLQFVVGLSVLLGYVCLTGAQPSVIRAALMGGATLLALVTERRVLPTGALIVAATGMLLVNPNWLWNVSFQLSVMATWGLIVTVPALTRRLDWLPVMVASLIAVPIAATLWTLPLTLYHFNVLAGLSIALNVVAMPLVTLISLGGIASSALALVLPPLGGIAAHVLYYPAATLWWLAQTSGQLPGSSIAIGQISLWQVVGLYGVLLGLWGRSHWGQQRRGWLQPVLVTMFLILIVGPLGWRWATQDQVTVLAAGNELIWVEQDHGQTTLINSGDAKTAFYTVEPFLTQAGVNHLKSAIALPLGADYRRGWQTLLAHVPAEHLYSPEATDAELAADSHFHQLQAGTSTTVDRLSLQLLGIENPIVRLSDRQSWLLLPQLPLATQEHLAQMGTALQSEVLVWAGEALSPALVQAIAPKVAICYGSQLPESLERQLQRQGIQIFWTQRDGAITWQPRQGFRPYRLTPHRTPAF; from the coding sequence ATGGGTTTGTCTTTTGGTCTGGCACTTTGTCTTGCCTACATCGTAGGCTTGCTCATCAGCGCGATCGCGGGCTATGGATCGCTGGGTGGCGTAGCCGTTTCGTGGTCAGGGATAGCGGGTTTAATACTGTTGTCAGGCTGGGGAATGTTAGCTCCTCGGTCGTGGCGACTAGGGTGGCAATCCGGACGCTGGTGCAGTTTGGGCGTAGTGATGCTGCTGGCCGCTATTTATATGCCTCTGCGATCGCCGGTCGCTGGAGTACAGGATGTTAGTCAATTTCTAGAACGGGCTAACACGATTGGGACAGCACACGTCGTTGTGGGACAAGCGATCGAAGACCCACGGCTCAATCGCGGCTTAAAGGGCCGCTTTTTGGTTGCGGCCCAAGCGCTACAAGTCTTGGATACCGAGGGGGCGATAACGTTTCAAATTCCCGTTCGGGGGCGAGTTTACGTTACGGCTCCGCTCTTGCAAGTTACGGGGCTACATGCCGGAGAACAGGTGACCGCCAGGGGACAGCTTTATCGCCCCCAACCCGCGATGAATCCGAATGGGTTTGACTTTCAAGCCTATCTGACTCAACGGGGCTCATTTAGTGGTTTGGTCGCCGACGAGCTGACTTTTAGACAGGCTACTGGCTGGGGGCGATGGCGAGTGCGGCAACGGATTGTCCGCACTCAGGTGCGGGCTTTGGGCAGTCCTCTGGGGCAACTGGTGAGTGCAATGGCCTTAGGGCGCAATGCGGTTGACCTGCCGAGCAATATCCATGATGTGTTTATGCGTGTGGGCCTAGCGCATACGATCGCCGCCTCAGGATTTCATGTGTCGTTATTGTTTGGCGTTGTGCTGGCGTTGTTGCGATCGCGCTCCGGCAAGCTGCAATTTGTCGTGGGGTTAAGTGTGTTGTTGGGCTATGTGTGTCTGACGGGGGCTCAACCTAGCGTCATTCGCGCGGCGTTAATGGGCGGGGCAACTTTGTTGGCTTTAGTGACCGAACGCCGAGTCTTACCTACGGGAGCTTTGATTGTGGCGGCCACAGGCATGCTCCTTGTCAATCCCAACTGGTTGTGGAATGTCAGCTTTCAGCTCAGCGTTATGGCAACTTGGGGCTTAATTGTCACCGTGCCAGCTTTGACACGCCGATTAGACTGGTTGCCCGTGATGGTGGCCTCTTTGATTGCTGTGCCAATAGCGGCCACGCTGTGGACTCTACCGTTAACGCTATATCACTTCAATGTGTTGGCAGGACTCAGTATTGCGCTCAATGTCGTGGCGATGCCTTTAGTCACTTTGATTAGTTTGGGGGGCATTGCGAGTAGTGCTTTAGCCTTGGTGTTGCCGCCACTTGGAGGGATTGCCGCCCATGTGTTGTATTATCCAGCGGCAACATTGTGGTGGCTGGCACAAACGAGTGGTCAATTGCCTGGGAGTTCAATCGCCATTGGCCAAATTTCTCTCTGGCAAGTCGTCGGCCTATATGGGGTTCTATTAGGACTTTGGGGGAGAAGTCACTGGGGGCAACAACGTCGAGGTTGGTTGCAGCCTGTACTCGTGACCATGTTTCTGATATTGATTGTGGGGCCGCTCGGCTGGCGCTGGGCAACGCAAGATCAAGTCACGGTATTGGCTGCCGGAAATGAACTGATTTGGGTGGAGCAAGATCACGGCCAGACCACACTGATCAATAGTGGCGATGCGAAAACGGCTTTCTACACAGTTGAGCCTTTTTTAACCCAGGCGGGCGTCAATCATCTGAAATCGGCGATCGCGCTGCCATTGGGCGCTGACTATCGGCGCGGGTGGCAAACTCTATTAGCCCATGTGCCCGCCGAGCATCTCTACAGTCCAGAAGCCACCGATGCCGAATTGGCTGCCGATAGCCACTTTCATCAACTCCAGGCAGGCACCAGCACTACGGTGGACAGACTGTCTCTGCAGTTGCTGGGGATCGAAAATCCGATTGTGCGGTTGAGCGATCGCCAAAGCTGGCTATTGTTGCCGCAATTGCCATTGGCGACTCAGGAACATCTGGCCCAAATGGGCACAGCACTCCAAAGTGAGGTGTTGGTGTGGGCAGGTGAAGCACTCAGCCCGGCCCTGGTGCAAGCCATCGCCCCGAAAGTCGCTATTTGCTATGGCTCCCAGCTGCCCGAATCGCTCGAACGTCAACTCCAGCGCCAGGGCATTCAGATATTTTGGACTCAACGCGACGGTGCCATCACCTGGCAGCCCCGGCAAGGATTTCGCCCTTATCGACTAACCCCGCATCGCACACCAGCCTTTTAG
- a CDS encoding Nif3-like dinuclear metal center hexameric protein codes for MTIAKLIDQFEAWAPPQWQESWDNCGWQIEPGILGASAHVLVCLTPTLAVMEEAIALRASGTPINLIFAHHPLIFSPLKSVQTGTPIGDMVLLSFTHGIGVYSAHTNFDQVPDGTADVLAQLLDLQQPQPITPTRPGIGYGRVGVMPEAPSLKQVLVTIQQQLAPPDLLYSPEADLQQPIHRLAVLGGSGASFIGDVVKSGADAYLTSDCKFHQFQEARDRGLVLIDAGHYATERPACARLVDKLLSLGAETAQLSDRDEDFRQFWQRPHLA; via the coding sequence ATGACCATTGCTAAACTAATCGACCAATTTGAAGCCTGGGCTCCCCCCCAGTGGCAAGAAAGTTGGGACAACTGTGGCTGGCAAATCGAACCAGGGATTTTGGGGGCGTCGGCCCATGTGCTGGTGTGCCTAACGCCAACCCTAGCCGTCATGGAAGAAGCGATCGCCCTACGAGCTTCCGGCACGCCAATCAATCTGATCTTTGCCCATCACCCACTGATTTTTAGTCCCCTCAAATCGGTACAAACTGGTACCCCCATTGGGGATATGGTGCTGTTGAGTTTTACCCATGGCATTGGCGTCTACAGTGCCCACACCAACTTTGATCAGGTGCCTGATGGCACTGCCGATGTGTTGGCCCAACTCTTAGATCTACAACAGCCGCAACCCATCACTCCCACCCGACCGGGCATTGGCTATGGCCGTGTCGGTGTAATGCCAGAAGCGCCCTCATTGAAGCAGGTACTGGTAACGATTCAGCAGCAGTTAGCTCCGCCCGACTTGCTGTATTCTCCCGAAGCGGATTTACAGCAGCCCATTCACCGCCTGGCGGTTTTGGGCGGCTCCGGGGCCAGTTTCATTGGTGACGTCGTGAAATCGGGGGCCGATGCTTACCTCACCTCGGACTGCAAGTTCCACCAGTTTCAAGAAGCTCGCGATCGCGGGCTCGTGTTAATCGATGCCGGACACTACGCTACTGAACGTCCGGCTTGCGCTCGGTTAGTCGATAAGCTTTTGTCTCTTGGGGCAGAGACTGCCCAGTTGAGCGATCGCGACGAAGACTTTCGCCAATTTTGGCAGCGACCACATTTGGCTTAA
- a CDS encoding pentapeptide repeat-containing protein — protein sequence MTTLDFSELLARYRAGDRRFQGVNIEHADAFECDLRDIDLVAAIIDNAYLPYGNLSRANLQELVVKQGNLGDAKLPNSNLNRARLNGVNLSRADLRYCRLRETRLSGCNLSGADLTGADLTGADLTEADLTGADLTEADLSDACLIGATFFRAVNLDVSNAKCDRTTILPDGHYYP from the coding sequence ATGACGACTCTCGATTTTAGTGAACTATTGGCTCGCTACCGGGCTGGCGATCGCCGTTTTCAAGGTGTCAATATTGAACATGCAGATGCGTTTGAATGCGATTTGCGAGACATTGATCTCGTGGCAGCAATTATCGACAATGCCTATTTACCCTATGGCAATTTGAGTCGAGCTAACCTTCAAGAACTGGTGGTGAAGCAGGGCAATTTGGGCGATGCAAAGCTGCCTAACAGCAATCTCAACCGCGCTCGGTTAAATGGTGTTAATCTATCGCGTGCTGATTTGCGCTATTGCCGACTGCGAGAGACCCGTTTGTCGGGTTGCAATTTGAGCGGGGCTGACCTGACTGGGGCTGACCTGACTGGGGCCGACCTGACTGAGGCCGACTTGACTGGGGCCGACCTGACTGAGGCCGACTTAAGCGATGCTTGTTTGATCGGAGCGACTTTTTTTCGAGCGGTCAATCTGGATGTCTCGAATGCTAAATGCGATCGCACCACGATTTTGCCAGATGGGCATTACTATCCCTAA
- a CDS encoding exosortase-dependent surface protein XDP2 — protein MSLSISKFAVATGLATGTLLSCFGTSQAHATGFKFVGTYSQTSSSTADILLESITVGDQIIDEFSYVTSAEIIYNDVYSGGNTGAASADTGDDATGGARAEDATAADVVANLSTNNINHIIDTEDKGRFEIDLNFSEAIKTLFVWERGMNSDLGIQAVNADGELIGSRLDITRNMWFDTGFKIDTSEINNAQKVGSLGIKMADLGVEGGEVSTLRFFSQSGFNGPDWKFVGTTAKVPEPALMLGLGLVGGALAWQKRAKAA, from the coding sequence ATGTCTCTTTCTATTTCCAAATTTGCCGTAGCCACCGGGCTTGCCACAGGTACTTTGCTTTCATGTTTTGGTACAAGTCAAGCGCATGCAACAGGATTCAAATTTGTAGGTACTTATTCCCAAACGAGCTCATCGACAGCTGATATTTTGCTCGAATCGATCACAGTTGGTGATCAAATCATTGATGAGTTTTCTTACGTAACTTCCGCCGAGATTATTTACAACGACGTTTACAGTGGTGGCAACACTGGTGCAGCAAGTGCTGACACTGGCGACGATGCAACGGGCGGTGCGCGCGCAGAGGATGCTACAGCGGCCGATGTGGTTGCCAACCTCAGCACCAATAATATCAATCACATTATCGATACAGAAGACAAAGGCCGATTTGAGATTGATCTGAACTTTAGCGAGGCAATTAAAACCCTCTTTGTTTGGGAGCGAGGGATGAATAGTGACCTCGGTATTCAGGCTGTGAATGCTGATGGCGAACTAATTGGTAGTCGGCTAGATATTACCCGCAATATGTGGTTCGACACTGGCTTTAAAATCGATACTTCTGAGATCAACAATGCTCAGAAAGTTGGTTCCTTAGGTATCAAAATGGCTGATTTAGGTGTAGAGGGCGGTGAGGTAAGCACGCTCCGCTTCTTTAGCCAAAGCGGCTTTAACGGTCCGGACTGGAAGTTTGTAGGAACTACTGCCAAGGTTCCAGAACCTGCATTGATGCTTGGTTTGGGCTTGGTCGGCGGGGCTCTAGCATGGCAAAAGCGTGCTAAAGCTGCTTAA
- a CDS encoding methylenetetrahydrofolate reductase, producing the protein MSPTDTHTLPTSHFQKAAEAREFLITAEVMPPKGGDVSHMVKMAQQLRGRVHAVNITDGSRAVMRMSSLAASVILRQQGLEPICQMACRDRNRIALQADLLGAYALGIRNILALTGDPVKAGDQTGARPVFDLESVRLLQLIRQLNNGVDACDRPLPNQAVRLFAGAAIDPQCRSWSGLQRRFAKKLEAGAQFFQSQLIDDFERLEKFMDQIAAGCDKPILAGIFLLKSAKNAQFINRNVPGVNIPEHIIQRLATASDPLREGMLIAAEQVKAAQQLCQGVHMMAIRREDLIPEILDLAGISPLQTVPTVLQREPAELARVRFSRTKVLGGEG; encoded by the coding sequence ATGTCGCCCACTGATACCCACACTTTACCCACCTCACATTTTCAGAAAGCTGCCGAGGCTCGGGAGTTTTTGATTACGGCAGAAGTCATGCCGCCCAAAGGAGGGGATGTGAGCCACATGGTGAAGATGGCTCAGCAGTTGCGGGGACGTGTCCACGCTGTGAACATTACGGATGGTAGCCGTGCGGTAATGCGCATGTCTTCTCTGGCGGCGTCGGTTATCTTGCGACAGCAGGGGCTAGAGCCGATTTGTCAAATGGCCTGTCGCGATCGCAATCGTATTGCGCTCCAGGCCGATTTGCTGGGGGCATACGCCCTCGGCATTCGCAATATTTTGGCCCTGACGGGGGATCCGGTAAAAGCGGGCGACCAAACCGGGGCCCGTCCTGTGTTTGATCTGGAATCTGTGCGCCTTTTGCAGCTCATTCGCCAGTTGAACAATGGTGTGGATGCCTGCGATCGCCCCTTGCCTAACCAAGCAGTGCGCTTGTTTGCGGGAGCCGCGATCGATCCCCAATGCCGCAGTTGGTCTGGTCTCCAGCGACGCTTTGCCAAAAAGCTCGAAGCTGGTGCGCAATTCTTTCAAAGCCAGCTCATCGATGACTTTGAGCGGCTCGAAAAGTTTATGGACCAAATTGCCGCTGGATGTGACAAGCCTATTTTGGCCGGTATTTTTCTGCTGAAGTCTGCCAAGAACGCCCAGTTCATTAACCGCAACGTCCCTGGCGTCAACATTCCCGAGCATATTATTCAACGCTTGGCGACCGCATCAGACCCGCTGCGCGAAGGCATGCTGATTGCGGCAGAGCAGGTCAAGGCTGCTCAACAGCTTTGTCAAGGCGTTCACATGATGGCCATTCGCCGCGAAGACTTAATTCCCGAAATTTTGGATCTCGCTGGCATCAGCCCATTACAGACCGTGCCCACCGTTCTCCAACGCGAGCCTGCCGAACTCGCTCGCGTTCGCTTTAGTCGCACTAAAGTACTCGGGGGCGAAGGGTAG
- a CDS encoding LL-diaminopimelate aminotransferase — MVTINENYLKLKAGYLFPEIARRVTAFAEANPDAPIIKLGIGDVTEPLPEACRVAMIKAVEEMGDRDSFKGYGPEQGYEFLREKIVRHDFQSRGCDITADEIFISDGSKCDCGNILDIFGHDNTIAVTDPVYPVYVDTNVMAGHTGPAREDGTYEGLIYLPISAENNFTAEIPDYKVDLVYLCFPNNPTGAAATREHLQQWVDYAHTHGSLLLFDAAYEAFITEDDIPHSIYEIPGARDCAIEFRSFSKNAGFTGTRCAFTVVPKTIKVKASDGTDVELHRLWNRRQSTKFNGVSYIVQRGAEAVYTEAGQTQVRKLIRFYLENARIIREKLSEAGIQTYGGVNAPYVWVKTPHGLSSWDFFDKLLHTCNVVGTPGSGFGAAGEGYFRISAFNSRENVETAMQRITEKFKV, encoded by the coding sequence ATGGTCACAATCAACGAAAACTATTTGAAGCTAAAAGCAGGCTACCTCTTTCCAGAAATTGCCCGCCGCGTTACCGCATTTGCCGAGGCTAATCCTGACGCGCCGATTATTAAACTGGGCATCGGTGATGTTACAGAACCGCTCCCTGAAGCCTGCCGAGTGGCGATGATCAAAGCTGTCGAAGAAATGGGCGATCGCGATTCTTTCAAAGGTTATGGCCCTGAGCAAGGCTACGAATTTTTGCGCGAAAAGATTGTTCGCCACGATTTTCAATCCCGCGGCTGCGACATCACCGCTGACGAAATTTTCATTTCCGATGGTTCCAAGTGCGACTGCGGCAACATTCTCGATATTTTTGGCCACGACAACACGATTGCTGTCACTGACCCGGTATATCCCGTTTACGTCGACACCAATGTCATGGCGGGGCACACTGGCCCAGCTAGGGAAGACGGTACTTACGAAGGCCTGATTTACTTACCCATCTCTGCGGAAAATAACTTCACCGCTGAGATTCCCGACTACAAGGTCGATTTGGTCTATCTCTGTTTTCCTAACAACCCGACCGGGGCGGCTGCGACCCGCGAGCATTTGCAGCAGTGGGTGGATTATGCTCACACCCACGGTTCCTTGTTGTTGTTTGATGCGGCCTACGAAGCCTTCATTACCGAAGACGATATTCCCCACTCCATTTATGAAATTCCGGGAGCGCGGGATTGTGCGATCGAGTTCCGGTCCTTCTCCAAAAATGCAGGCTTTACGGGCACCCGTTGCGCCTTTACCGTTGTGCCTAAAACGATTAAGGTCAAGGCTTCTGATGGCACTGACGTAGAATTGCACCGGTTGTGGAATCGTCGTCAGTCTACCAAGTTCAACGGTGTGTCTTACATCGTGCAGCGCGGTGCCGAAGCGGTTTACACCGAAGCTGGGCAAACCCAAGTCCGCAAACTCATCCGGTTCTATCTGGAGAATGCTCGCATCATTCGGGAAAAATTATCCGAAGCAGGCATCCAAACCTATGGCGGCGTCAACGCTCCTTACGTTTGGGTAAAAACGCCTCACGGTCTCTCTAGCTGGGATTTCTTCGACAAACTGCTGCACACTTGCAACGTCGTCGGAACTCCCGGTTCAGGTTTTGGGGCCGCTGGTGAAGGTTACTTCCGCATCTCGGCCTTCAATAGTCGGGAGAATGTCGAAACTGCGATGCAGCGGATTACCGAAAAGTTCAAAGTGTAG